In Methylomonas sp. ZR1, one DNA window encodes the following:
- a CDS encoding acetate/propionate family kinase produces the protein MKILVLNAGSSSVKYSLFEMSDRSVLIAGIIERIGEDAASHSYALANNDRTRDEINCRNHQQALQLLFETLAACRVLTDRRELAGIGHRVVHGGEHFREPALIDAQVMQRIAEVIPLAPLHNPANLLGIEEAIRQMDDTPQVAVFDTAFHQTLPDYAYRYAVPNHLYTDHGVRRYGFHGTSHRYVAEQAAQYLSKPLSETNLITLHLGNGASVTAIQNGRSIDTSMGMTPLEGLMMGSRCGDIDPAIHFYLSRTLNLSNEAIETLLNKESGCKGVCGENDMRAIHRMVEAGDDHARLALAMYAYRIKKYIGAYFAALGRVDALVFTGGIGENDAWLREHVCLEMQIFGIALDPERNQKPVKPCDNISPANAGVAILVIATNEELEIAIQAQQCLEQKHALN, from the coding sequence ATGAAAATCCTGGTGCTCAACGCCGGCAGTTCATCGGTTAAATACAGCTTATTCGAGATGTCTGATCGCTCGGTGCTGATCGCCGGTATCATCGAACGTATCGGCGAAGATGCCGCTAGCCATAGTTATGCGCTGGCGAATAATGACCGGACACGTGACGAAATCAATTGCCGCAACCATCAACAAGCCTTGCAATTGTTGTTCGAAACACTGGCTGCCTGCCGCGTTTTGACCGACCGCCGCGAACTGGCCGGCATTGGTCATCGGGTGGTGCATGGCGGCGAACATTTTCGTGAACCGGCCTTAATCGATGCGCAAGTGATGCAGCGCATTGCCGAAGTGATCCCATTGGCGCCGCTGCATAACCCTGCCAATCTTTTGGGCATTGAGGAAGCCATCCGGCAAATGGACGATACGCCGCAAGTGGCGGTATTCGACACGGCGTTTCATCAAACCCTGCCCGATTATGCCTATCGCTATGCCGTGCCCAACCATCTTTATACCGATCATGGCGTCAGACGTTACGGCTTCCACGGTACCTCGCACCGCTATGTTGCCGAGCAAGCCGCGCAGTATCTTAGCAAACCGTTGTCTGAGACCAATCTGATCACTTTACACCTGGGCAACGGTGCCAGCGTCACCGCCATCCAAAACGGTCGGAGTATCGATACATCGATGGGTATGACGCCGCTGGAAGGTTTGATGATGGGCAGCCGCTGCGGCGACATCGATCCGGCCATCCATTTTTATCTAAGTCGCACACTGAATTTGTCCAATGAGGCCATAGAAACCTTGTTAAACAAAGAAAGCGGCTGCAAAGGCGTTTGCGGCGAAAACGATATGCGGGCGATACACCGGATGGTGGAAGCCGGCGACGATCATGCCCGGCTGGCGTTAGCGATGTACGCCTATCGCATCAAAAAATACATCGGCGCTTATTTTGCGGCGCTGGGCCGAGTCGATGCCTTGGTATTTACCGGCGGCATCGGCGAGAACGACGCTTGGCTGCGCGAACACGTCTGTCTGGAAATGCAAATCTTCGGTATTGCCTTGGACCCGGAAAGAAACCAAAAACCGGTGAAACCATGCGACAACATCAGCCCAGCCAACGCCGGCGTGGCGATATTGGTGATTGCCACGAACGAGGAACTGGAAATTGCCATCCAGGCCCAGCAATGCCTGGAACAAAAGCACGCCCTAAATTAG
- a CDS encoding TonB-dependent receptor, which produces MKKTAALILMLPSPVLLAEELAIQALDEIIVTAPLQDKKSDSPVPVTVLSDDDLRMKTGHSIGDTLKNELGISSQSFGPGVGTPVIRGQAGPRVRVLSNGIGSNDVSAISPDHATSVEPLLAERIEVLRGPATLLYGSGAMGGVVNVIDNRIPGRQFDKLVGAALEQRFDSTSDETSTTMKVEGGKDNIAYHLDGFYRHRNNLDIGGSGIDTAKVAITDPSLAIVDNPKGYLNNTGAEAISGSAGLSWIGAPGFAGVSINNLNNNYAIAPDGTGDETVSIAMRQTKYDFKSELNNPFRFAKSLRTRLGYTDYQHTEIANGEPGAYYTNQSYEGRMEMAHQDLGPLRGVVGFQAQASDFNAIEKLTGDSIVPRSDISSYGVFAVESFDIGAVTYQLGTRVEQTDIRPDGFANLSYTPVSASASAVWKLDNRNSLNLAVTRSSRAPQVQELLSDGYHDATRSYDRGDLGLREETSYNLDLGYRFKTDWLRAEFDLFHNWASDYIFQQRSGEFVDQDGNPCVADCVPLVTSGQHDAIFKGYEAKLIMPMMENQVGLLEMTLFSDYTRGEFLNGSDVPRMPPLRYGLQLDFNRDKLSTYLRFTRAESQPHAGDFETSTAGYFLLNVGANYQVQAYKDAKLMVFAKGNNLLDQNIRNSTSYLRNFAPEAGRGAEVGFRVSY; this is translated from the coding sequence ATGAAAAAAACCGCTGCCCTAATTTTAATGCTGCCATCGCCGGTTTTGTTGGCCGAAGAACTTGCGATTCAAGCACTAGACGAAATCATCGTCACGGCACCGCTGCAAGATAAAAAATCGGACAGTCCGGTACCGGTCACCGTGTTGAGCGACGACGATTTACGTATGAAGACCGGCCACAGCATCGGCGATACCTTAAAAAACGAATTGGGCATCAGCAGCCAATCTTTCGGCCCCGGCGTCGGCACCCCGGTGATACGCGGCCAGGCCGGCCCGAGGGTGAGAGTCTTGAGCAACGGCATCGGCAGCAATGATGTCTCGGCGATCAGCCCAGACCACGCCACCAGCGTCGAACCGCTGCTGGCGGAGCGCATCGAAGTCCTGCGCGGCCCGGCCACCCTACTCTACGGCAGCGGCGCGATGGGCGGCGTGGTTAACGTCATCGATAACCGCATCCCAGGCCGCCAGTTCGACAAGCTGGTAGGTGCGGCGCTCGAACAACGCTTCGATTCCACCTCAGACGAAACCAGCACCACGATGAAAGTCGAGGGCGGCAAGGACAACATCGCTTACCACCTGGACGGTTTTTACCGCCACCGCAACAATCTGGACATTGGCGGCAGCGGCATAGACACCGCTAAAGTGGCCATCACCGATCCCAGCTTGGCGATTGTCGACAACCCCAAAGGCTATCTGAACAACACCGGCGCCGAAGCGATCAGCGGCTCGGCAGGCTTGTCCTGGATCGGTGCCCCCGGTTTTGCGGGCGTATCCATCAATAATCTAAATAACAACTACGCCATCGCTCCGGACGGCACCGGCGACGAAACCGTCAGCATCGCGATGCGGCAAACCAAATACGATTTTAAGAGCGAATTAAACAACCCGTTCCGCTTCGCGAAAAGTCTACGCACCCGGCTGGGTTACACCGATTACCAACACACCGAAATTGCCAACGGCGAGCCCGGCGCCTATTACACCAACCAGTCTTACGAGGGCCGCATGGAAATGGCTCACCAAGACTTGGGACCGTTGCGCGGCGTGGTGGGTTTTCAAGCCCAAGCCAGCGATTTTAATGCGATCGAAAAACTCACCGGCGACAGCATCGTCCCGCGTTCGGACATCAGCAGTTACGGTGTATTTGCCGTGGAATCGTTCGATATTGGCGCGGTGACCTATCAACTAGGCACGCGCGTCGAACAAACCGATATTCGCCCGGACGGTTTCGCCAATCTCAGCTACACGCCCGTCAGCGCGTCGGCTTCGGCCGTTTGGAAACTGGATAATCGCAACAGCCTGAATCTGGCAGTCACGCGCTCCTCGCGCGCCCCGCAAGTCCAGGAACTACTATCCGACGGCTACCACGACGCCACTCGCAGTTACGACAGAGGCGACCTGGGTTTAAGAGAAGAAACCTCCTACAACCTGGATCTGGGTTACCGCTTCAAAACCGACTGGTTACGCGCCGAATTCGACTTATTCCACAACTGGGCCAGCGATTATATTTTCCAGCAACGCAGCGGTGAATTCGTCGATCAAGACGGCAATCCCTGCGTGGCGGATTGCGTGCCTTTGGTTACCAGCGGGCAACACGACGCCATCTTCAAAGGCTACGAAGCCAAACTGATTATGCCCATGATGGAAAACCAGGTCGGCTTATTAGAGATGACCTTATTCAGCGACTACACCCGCGGCGAATTTCTCAACGGCAGCGACGTACCGCGCATGCCGCCTTTGCGCTACGGCCTACAACTGGATTTCAACCGGGACAAATTATCCACCTATTTGCGCTTTACCCGAGCCGAATCCCAGCCCCATGCCGGCGATTTCGAAACCTCCACCGCGGGCTATTTCTTGCTGAATGTCGGCGCCAACTATCAGGTCCAGGCCTATAAAGACGCCAAACTGATGGTGTTCGCCAAAGGTAACAACTTGCTGGATCAAAACATCCGCAACTCGACATCTTACTTGCGAAACTTTGCGCCGGAAGCCGGACGCGGCGCGGAAGTCGGCTTTAGAGTCAGTTATTAG
- the zigA gene encoding zinc metallochaperone GTPase ZigA, with protein MTLASAPAKQLPVTVLSGFLGAGKTTLLNHILNNRENLRVAVIVNDMSEVNIDAATVKNQVQLNRGQEKLVEISNGCICCTLREDLLIEVGNLAKDGRFDYLVIESTGIAEPLPIAETFTFRDEQGLSLSDIARLDTLVTVVDAVNFMRNYLEALSLKETGESLGEDDARNVADLLVDQIEFANVILISKIDLIASDELINLKAVLHSLNPDAEILPIVMGQVDLSKVLDTGLFDFEKAEQAPGWLKELRGEHKPETEEYGISSFVYTARRPFHPQRFYDHLHHGDWDNGTLLRSKGFFWLASRPDHAGSWSQAGGVMHHGLAGRWWATVPRQEWPQDYMLDIQSQWAEPHGDCRQELVFIGQNLNADQVRRELDECLLTDAELAAGPAVWRHYQDEFPQWFADG; from the coding sequence ATGACCCTCGCATCCGCACCAGCCAAACAACTCCCTGTCACCGTACTGTCCGGCTTCCTGGGTGCGGGTAAAACCACCTTGTTGAACCACATCCTCAACAACCGGGAGAATTTAAGAGTGGCCGTAATTGTCAACGACATGAGCGAGGTGAATATCGATGCGGCAACGGTCAAAAACCAAGTACAACTGAATCGTGGCCAGGAAAAACTGGTCGAAATAAGCAACGGGTGCATTTGCTGCACGCTACGCGAGGACTTGCTGATCGAGGTCGGCAACTTGGCCAAGGATGGCCGCTTTGATTACTTGGTAATCGAATCCACCGGCATTGCCGAGCCTTTGCCGATTGCGGAAACCTTCACGTTTCGCGACGAACAGGGTTTGAGTTTATCGGACATTGCCCGCCTGGATACGTTGGTGACCGTGGTGGACGCGGTCAACTTTATGCGCAATTACCTGGAAGCCTTGAGTTTAAAAGAAACCGGCGAATCACTCGGCGAAGACGACGCACGTAACGTCGCCGATTTGCTGGTCGATCAAATTGAATTTGCCAACGTCATTCTGATTTCCAAAATTGATCTGATCGCCAGCGACGAGCTTATCAACCTAAAAGCGGTGTTACACAGCCTCAACCCCGATGCGGAAATCCTCCCTATCGTGATGGGTCAGGTCGATTTAAGCAAAGTACTCGACACCGGCTTGTTCGATTTCGAAAAAGCCGAGCAAGCCCCAGGCTGGTTAAAAGAATTGCGGGGCGAACATAAACCGGAGACCGAGGAATACGGCATAAGCAGCTTCGTTTACACCGCCCGGCGCCCCTTTCATCCGCAGCGTTTCTATGATCATCTGCACCACGGCGATTGGGATAACGGCACCTTGTTGCGTTCCAAAGGTTTTTTTTGGTTGGCATCGCGCCCGGATCACGCCGGCAGCTGGTCACAAGCGGGCGGCGTGATGCACCATGGTTTGGCGGGTCGCTGGTGGGCGACAGTACCGCGCCAGGAATGGCCGCAAGACTATATGCTGGACATCCAGTCACAATGGGCCGAACCCCACGGCGACTGCCGCCAAGAGCTAGTATTTATCGGTCAAAACCTCAATGCCGACCAAGTGCGCCGCGAATTGGACGAGTGCCTGTTAACCGACGCCGAACTGGCAGCCGGCCCGGCAGTTTGGCGACACTATCAAGATGAATTTCCGCAGTGGTTTGCCGATGGCTAG
- a CDS encoding ZIP family metal transporter encodes MTIAINTMAGAIAACLAVSLCSLSSIFALWLKPDALHRVVPYLVALAVGVLLGDAFIHLIPDAIDRHGSVSDVCLTVLVGVFGFFVLEKLVRWRHDHNVDTTPTGGEVMPLAKMNLIGDAMHNFVDGILIAGSFLADTALGLTTTLAIIAHEVPQELGDVGALLRGGYSPKQAVLYNFYCSLTVLPGAIFTLLLSQLAESSLSLLLPIAAGGFIYIAASDLIPVLHEPCSFPSLSGQTAAFGFGIVFMQFIVFFEQFLIAG; translated from the coding sequence ATGACTATCGCTATCAACACTATGGCCGGCGCCATTGCGGCCTGTCTCGCCGTCAGCCTTTGCTCGTTGTCCAGCATATTTGCATTATGGTTGAAACCCGACGCCTTGCATCGGGTAGTACCGTATCTAGTCGCGCTGGCAGTCGGCGTACTCCTGGGCGATGCTTTTATTCATTTGATCCCCGATGCCATAGACCGCCACGGCAGTGTCAGCGATGTCTGCCTGACGGTATTGGTGGGTGTATTCGGTTTCTTTGTATTGGAAAAATTGGTGCGCTGGCGGCACGACCATAATGTCGACACCACACCAACCGGTGGCGAGGTCATGCCATTGGCTAAAATGAATCTGATCGGCGATGCCATGCACAACTTCGTCGACGGCATCTTGATTGCCGGCAGTTTTCTCGCTGATACGGCGCTGGGATTGACCACCACCCTGGCCATTATCGCCCACGAAGTCCCGCAAGAACTGGGCGATGTCGGCGCATTGCTGCGCGGCGGCTACTCGCCCAAACAAGCCGTACTCTACAACTTTTATTGCTCGCTGACGGTTCTGCCGGGGGCGATCTTTACCTTGTTACTCAGCCAGTTAGCCGAATCTTCCTTGTCGCTACTGTTACCCATCGCTGCCGGCGGCTTTATTTATATCGCCGCCTCCGATCTGATTCCGGTATTACACGAACCATGCAGTTTTCCCAGCCTGAGCGGACAAACCGCCGCGTTTGGTTTCGGCATCGTGTTTATGCAATTCATCGTATTTTTCGAACAGTTCCTGATCGCTGGTTAA
- a CDS encoding DUF1826 domain-containing protein — MDLTRIYEDDVNFCLIERPLPATIEGFIYQALKLFGPWELSQPVNPSDFNYTNLWPQASQLDGYDTWLADIELLTTAFCELFELKQTGLRLRTLKTAMCPRFHVDRVPARMICSYGGIGTEWLPEYALDRRKLGMGSGGLDDAQSGLIADQTAIRRMPAYAVGLMKGEAWEGNEGQGFVHRSPTPTAVQPRRLVLTLDML; from the coding sequence GTGGATTTGACGCGCATCTACGAGGACGACGTGAACTTTTGCTTAATAGAACGACCATTGCCGGCCACCATTGAAGGCTTTATCTATCAGGCCTTGAAGCTATTCGGCCCCTGGGAACTCAGTCAGCCCGTCAATCCATCTGATTTTAACTATACAAACCTGTGGCCCCAAGCCAGCCAACTCGATGGCTATGACACATGGCTGGCAGACATCGAACTATTGACGACGGCGTTCTGCGAGCTATTCGAACTCAAGCAAACCGGCTTGCGCCTAAGGACCTTGAAAACCGCCATGTGTCCACGCTTTCATGTGGATAGAGTGCCCGCGCGGATGATTTGTAGCTACGGCGGCATCGGCACCGAATGGCTACCGGAATATGCGCTGGATCGACGAAAACTGGGGATGGGTAGTGGCGGCCTGGATGATGCGCAGTCCGGTTTGATCGCCGACCAAACCGCCATTCGGCGGATGCCCGCCTATGCCGTGGGCCTGATGAAAGGCGAAGCCTGGGAAGGTAACGAAGGCCAGGGTTTTGTGCATCGATCACCTACGCCAACGGCGGTGCAGCCGCGGCGCTTGGTACTGACGCTGGATATGCTGTGA
- a CDS encoding formylmethanofuran dehydrogenase subunit A produces the protein MLIKLAGGHLYDPAQNRQGESHDLFIRDGIITADPGPDAKFDQVYDVSGQIVMAGAVDIHSHIAGGNVNTARLLLPEQHRNHMERRLHHPFSTAKWSTTDTGYRYARMGYTTVVEPAMLPVNALDVHLQMADIPILDTAALAILGNDDLLLRLIRAKASQNQINDYVAWTLHATRALGLKVINAGGANAFKSNARQFALDDIVPDYGVSSRQILQTLQTAVCQLGVPHPVHVHCNNLGIPGNIETIIDTMAAAQGLPMHLAHVQFYAYGKDGSKGFSSAAAQLLEAFNRHPNITMDVGQVLFGQTVTISGDVIAQYSRHADASPNKWVMWDAECEGSGGVVPYRYREASFVNTLQWAIGLELFLLAEAPERLFFTTDHPNGAPFTAYPELIRLLMDADYRQAYMAGLNQEALAMTLLPNLKREFTLNEIANMTRSAAAKLLGLHDRGHLAPGAIADIAVYDPAGIGRCDPITGAFTTHPQANIAAMFANAALMFKHGELVVQNGVVVARPSGRAQMLQPNYDARITRTVQDHFNRFYSLKLNNFAINDADFAERPRFRVHR, from the coding sequence TTGCTGATCAAATTAGCAGGCGGACACCTCTACGATCCCGCACAAAACCGGCAAGGTGAATCGCACGATCTATTTATCCGTGATGGCATAATCACAGCCGACCCGGGCCCCGACGCCAAGTTCGATCAGGTATACGACGTATCCGGCCAGATTGTCATGGCCGGCGCGGTGGATATTCACAGCCATATTGCCGGCGGCAACGTCAACACCGCACGCCTGTTGTTGCCTGAACAACACCGCAATCACATGGAACGGCGCTTGCATCATCCCTTCAGCACGGCGAAATGGTCGACCACCGACACCGGCTACCGCTACGCGCGCATGGGCTACACCACGGTGGTCGAACCGGCCATGTTACCGGTCAATGCCTTGGACGTGCATTTGCAGATGGCCGATATACCCATCCTGGATACCGCCGCGCTAGCCATTCTGGGTAACGACGACTTGTTGTTGCGACTGATACGAGCCAAAGCCAGCCAAAACCAAATCAACGACTACGTGGCCTGGACTTTACACGCTACCCGCGCGCTGGGCTTGAAAGTCATCAACGCCGGTGGTGCCAACGCCTTTAAAAGCAATGCCCGCCAATTCGCTTTGGATGACATCGTCCCCGACTACGGCGTCAGCTCCCGGCAAATTCTGCAAACCTTGCAAACTGCCGTATGCCAACTAGGCGTGCCACACCCGGTACATGTGCATTGCAACAACTTGGGTATTCCAGGAAATATCGAAACCATCATAGACACCATGGCAGCCGCGCAAGGACTGCCTATGCATCTAGCCCACGTCCAGTTCTACGCCTATGGCAAGGACGGCAGTAAGGGCTTTTCCTCGGCAGCCGCGCAACTTCTGGAAGCGTTCAACCGCCATCCGAATATCACCATGGATGTCGGCCAGGTGCTGTTCGGCCAGACCGTGACCATTTCCGGCGATGTCATCGCTCAATACAGCCGCCACGCGGATGCCAGCCCCAATAAATGGGTAATGTGGGACGCCGAGTGTGAAGGTTCCGGCGGCGTGGTGCCTTACCGATACCGGGAAGCCAGTTTCGTCAACACCTTGCAATGGGCCATCGGCTTGGAGCTTTTTTTGCTTGCAGAAGCCCCGGAGCGTTTATTCTTTACCACCGACCATCCGAACGGCGCACCGTTTACCGCCTACCCAGAATTGATCCGACTGTTGATGGACGCCGATTACCGCCAGGCCTATATGGCAGGCTTAAATCAAGAAGCGCTGGCGATGACCTTATTGCCCAACCTCAAGCGCGAATTTACCTTAAACGAAATTGCCAACATGACCCGCAGTGCTGCCGCAAAGCTATTGGGCTTGCATGATCGCGGTCATCTGGCACCTGGGGCAATAGCCGACATTGCCGTCTACGACCCGGCGGGAATTGGCAGATGCGATCCGATCACCGGTGCATTTACTACCCATCCTCAAGCAAATATCGCTGCCATGTTCGCCAATGCCGCTCTAATGTTTAAACACGGTGAATTAGTGGTGCAAAACGGCGTGGTCGTGGCGCGGCCAAGCGGCCGAGCTCAAATGCTGCAACCCAATTACGATGCCCGCATCACGCGGACGGTGCAAGATCATTTCAACCGGTTCTACAGTTTGAAACTTAACAATTTCGCCATCAACGATGCCGACTTCGCAGAACGCCCCCGGTTTAGGGTGCACCGCTGA
- the folE2 gene encoding GTP cyclohydrolase FolE2, whose protein sequence is MLPIEDIQGRPDTRRIAIDKVGIKDILHPIRVKEKSGGEQRTVAHFAMYVNLPHDFKGTHMSRFVEILNDHDREISIASFPAMLQDMLAKLEAESGYIEMRFPYFIDKAAPVSDVRSLMDYQVSFIGEIDNAGCRIKVKVIVPVTSLCPCSKEISERGAHNQRSHVSVTVEAKSFIWLEELITLVEAEASSQIYGLLKRPDEKYVTEYAYDHPKFVEDMVRDVAARLNAEPRIISYSVESENFESIHNHSAYALIQRVNSPS, encoded by the coding sequence ATGCTCCCTATCGAAGACATTCAAGGCCGCCCTGACACACGGCGCATTGCCATCGACAAAGTCGGCATCAAAGACATTCTGCACCCGATCCGGGTCAAAGAGAAAAGTGGCGGCGAACAGCGCACCGTTGCGCACTTTGCGATGTACGTCAATTTGCCGCACGACTTCAAAGGCACCCATATGTCCCGTTTTGTGGAAATCTTGAACGATCACGACCGGGAAATCAGCATTGCCTCTTTTCCGGCGATGCTGCAGGACATGCTCGCCAAATTGGAGGCCGAATCCGGGTATATCGAGATGCGTTTTCCCTACTTCATCGATAAAGCAGCGCCGGTCAGTGACGTCCGCAGCTTAATGGACTATCAAGTCAGTTTTATTGGCGAAATCGATAACGCCGGCTGTCGCATCAAAGTGAAGGTGATAGTGCCGGTCACCAGTCTGTGCCCTTGCTCCAAGGAAATTTCCGAACGCGGTGCGCATAATCAACGCTCACACGTCAGCGTGACTGTAGAGGCCAAGTCGTTTATCTGGCTTGAAGAACTGATCACGCTGGTAGAAGCCGAAGCCTCCTCGCAAATTTACGGCCTTTTAAAGCGCCCGGACGAAAAATACGTCACCGAATACGCCTACGACCACCCCAAATTTGTCGAGGACATGGTGCGCGATGTAGCCGCCCGCTTGAACGCAGAGCCACGGATCATCAGTTACAGCGTCGAATCGGAAAACTTCGAGTCTATTCATAATCACTCAGCTTATGCACTGATACAGCGTGTCAATTCCCCATCCTGA
- a CDS encoding GTP-binding protein encodes MNANLKTNSAVPVTILTGFLGAGKTTLLNRILSEDHGKRIAVIENEFGEAGIDNELLVQADEQIVTMNNGCICCTVRGDLVRILGELSDGRESGELQFERVIIETTGLADPAPVAQTFFIDENIAENYQLDAIITVVDAVHAHLQLAEHHEAQEQVGFADRILLSKTDLQEPDIVLDLETRLRAMNPRAPIKHVHFGQTELGDILDIDGFNLDDILKIEPDFLEDISHKHEDDIRALVYQTDRPLDAARILAFLNIMIRDYGNDLLRYKGILNIAGCEQKVIYQGVHMLMTETFGNPWQADEARESSMVFIGRNLPKEDMLEALASCRVGV; translated from the coding sequence ATGAACGCCAACCTCAAAACTAACAGCGCCGTGCCCGTGACCATTCTCACCGGCTTTCTCGGGGCCGGCAAAACCACTTTGTTGAACCGGATTCTCAGCGAAGACCACGGCAAACGGATTGCGGTGATCGAAAACGAATTCGGCGAAGCCGGTATCGACAACGAACTTTTAGTGCAAGCCGACGAACAAATTGTCACCATGAATAACGGATGTATCTGTTGCACCGTGCGCGGCGACTTGGTGCGTATTCTCGGCGAACTCAGCGACGGCCGCGAATCCGGAGAACTCCAATTTGAGCGGGTCATCATTGAAACCACCGGTTTGGCGGATCCGGCTCCGGTTGCCCAAACCTTTTTCATCGACGAAAACATTGCCGAAAACTACCAGCTGGACGCCATCATCACCGTCGTCGATGCCGTGCACGCCCACCTCCAGCTAGCCGAACACCACGAAGCGCAAGAGCAAGTCGGCTTTGCTGATCGCATCCTGCTATCTAAAACCGACCTCCAAGAACCGGACATTGTTTTAGATTTGGAAACCCGCCTCCGAGCTATGAACCCCAGAGCGCCAATCAAACACGTGCATTTCGGCCAAACTGAACTCGGCGATATTCTGGATATCGACGGCTTTAACCTGGATGACATTTTGAAAATCGAACCGGATTTTCTGGAAGACATCAGCCACAAGCACGAGGACGACATCCGTGCCTTGGTCTACCAAACCGACCGGCCTCTGGATGCCGCGCGGATTCTGGCATTCCTGAACATCATGATCCGCGACTACGGCAACGACTTGCTCCGCTACAAGGGCATTCTTAACATCGCCGGCTGCGAACAAAAAGTGATTTATCAAGGTGTGCATATGCTGATGACCGAGACTTTCGGCAACCCTTGGCAAGCCGATGAAGCACGGGAATCGAGTATGGTGTTTATCGGTCGCAACTTACCCAAGGAGGATATGCTGGAGGCCTTGGCTTCTTGCCGGGTAGGCGTTTAG
- a CDS encoding GTP-binding protein, translating into MPDPDKIPIFVLTGFLGSGKTTLLNRFLADGVKTAVVINEFGEIPVDQDLLANQNLPLTVLSGGCLCCKVKGALAPTLKNLWMTWEQAASKPFARMIIEASGIASPEPILDTLLRERWLPGRYHLQNVITTLAIPSAAAQLDSFAEARAQVAWADTLLLTHADVSNADQQAALATRLQVLAPATPRLTAEDFHALSLLTKAGPSLRRLPPAGPLPVHNFRSISLHLEQILPWQHLQTLLQQLLNRHPQDLLRIKGVVYLAEQTEPMVIQAAGTRLYPPTPLTARTSDDGRSRLVFIVNGEPTAFATDLNKAFVPLLSGNAIKLH; encoded by the coding sequence ATGCCCGATCCAGACAAAATCCCTATTTTTGTGCTCACCGGCTTCCTCGGCAGCGGCAAAACCACCTTGTTGAATCGATTTTTGGCTGACGGGGTAAAGACCGCTGTGGTGATAAACGAGTTCGGCGAAATACCGGTCGATCAGGATTTGTTGGCAAACCAAAATCTGCCGCTGACCGTGCTGTCCGGCGGGTGTCTATGCTGCAAGGTCAAAGGCGCGTTGGCGCCCACGTTAAAAAACCTGTGGATGACCTGGGAGCAAGCGGCAAGCAAGCCTTTCGCACGCATGATTATCGAAGCCAGCGGCATCGCCAGCCCGGAACCGATTCTGGATACTCTGTTGCGCGAGCGCTGGCTGCCTGGCCGTTATCATTTGCAAAACGTCATCACTACCTTGGCTATACCCTCGGCTGCAGCACAGCTGGACAGTTTTGCCGAAGCGCGGGCGCAGGTGGCTTGGGCCGATACCTTATTGCTGACCCATGCCGACGTAAGCAATGCCGACCAGCAAGCCGCGTTGGCAACCCGCTTGCAAGTTCTAGCGCCGGCCACGCCCAGACTGACGGCAGAAGACTTTCATGCACTTAGCCTGCTGACTAAAGCAGGCCCAAGCTTGCGCCGCTTGCCTCCTGCCGGCCCGTTACCGGTACATAACTTTCGCAGTATCTCGCTGCATCTGGAACAAATTCTGCCCTGGCAGCACCTGCAAACCCTCCTCCAACAGCTGCTTAACCGCCACCCACAAGACTTATTGCGCATCAAAGGCGTGGTTTATCTTGCCGAACAAACCGAACCGATGGTGATTCAGGCAGCCGGCACTCGACTGTACCCACCTACCCCATTAACCGCCAGAACAAGCGACGACGGCCGCAGCCGGCTGGTATTCATCGTTAACGGCGAGCCAACGGCTTTTGCTACCGATCTAAACAAGGCTTTTGTTCCGCTGCTTAGCGGGAACGCTATCA